From the genome of Vicinamibacteria bacterium, one region includes:
- a CDS encoding kelch repeat-containing protein, translated as MMMSIFSVEALLVVAGAGQLLAQDSPGARYGHELVFDEARGTTLLFGGFGPDGEPKGDTWGWNGKSWQLLATAGPSPRRWPAVAYDSRRKIVVLFGGRDGVGRSGASLADTWLWNGAEWRESDATGPRPSGRDHHRAVYDRRRDRVVLFG; from the coding sequence ATGATGATGTCGATATTCTCGGTCGAGGCTCTCCTGGTTGTCGCGGGCGCGGGCCAATTGCTCGCGCAGGACTCACCGGGTGCCCGCTACGGACACGAATTGGTCTTCGACGAAGCCCGGGGAACGACCCTTCTCTTCGGGGGTTTTGGCCCGGACGGCGAGCCCAAAGGCGACACCTGGGGTTGGAACGGAAAGTCGTGGCAACTCCTGGCGACGGCCGGCCCTTCGCCGCGAAGATGGCCCGCGGTCGCTTACGACTCCCGGCGGAAAATCGTAGTTCTCTTCGGTGGAAGAGACGGTGTCGGGCGCTCGGGAGCCTCGCTCGCCGATACGTGGCTCTGGAATGGAGCCGAGTGGCGCGAGAGCGATGCCACCGGTCCACGTCCGTCGGGGCGCGACCATCACCGCGCGGTCTACGATCGGCGCCGGGATCGCGTCGTCCTGTTTGGAG